The Pirellulales bacterium genome includes a window with the following:
- a CDS encoding recombinase family protein, whose product MPDHNTLIPAVGYIRMSTDKQEDSPARQRKDIETLAQRQGYQITDWFEDHGMTGTESAKREDFQRLMKLAKSGKFKAVLLSEQSRMSREDVFDAIEHWRVFRDAGVSIVTAQRGSLDFNNLGGVITAIVDQHGAHEESVKIAHRVASGQRMKAKAGQRIGGIAIGYDREIYDEQGKMIRKVGYRERFRKPISWQSKLVPTDNKEIIKLIQWAYDAILNGLSLSAIAAEFNRRKIATTYGNNFSVSVVGDMLRNPVYAGILCVGRWPRGKFSTVATEGLIVVEDAHEAIVPRSTFEQVQEIINQRKSLITMRHPQSYLLSGFLFCANCGIKMYGAKLDSNEESQRVYRCNPNKHVRPYSPNCPHPSVDSDKLNNFVLSLIRKILIEPDHEALIRKAIIRLKHKHVTKVNQDEIRLAELNRKIKVATENMVLAETKEDMKVYKEMLDQWKFEVQQINDTNARQADELKPLPQALSAL is encoded by the coding sequence ATGCCCGACCATAACACCCTTATTCCCGCCGTTGGTTATATCCGCATGTCAACAGACAAGCAGGAAGATAGCCCAGCGCGTCAACGCAAGGATATTGAAACTCTTGCGCAACGACAGGGCTATCAAATAACCGACTGGTTTGAAGACCACGGAATGACGGGGACGGAATCCGCCAAACGGGAAGACTTTCAACGGCTAATGAAATTAGCCAAGTCTGGAAAGTTTAAGGCTGTTTTGCTCTCGGAACAAAGCCGAATGTCGCGGGAAGACGTGTTCGATGCCATCGAGCATTGGCGCGTCTTCCGCGATGCTGGCGTTTCAATCGTCACCGCACAGCGCGGATCGCTAGACTTTAATAACCTGGGGGGGGTGATTACCGCGATTGTCGATCAACACGGAGCGCACGAGGAATCCGTTAAGATTGCGCACCGGGTGGCGAGTGGACAGCGCATGAAAGCTAAAGCCGGGCAACGCATTGGGGGAATTGCAATTGGTTATGATCGTGAAATTTACGATGAACAAGGAAAGATGATACGTAAAGTTGGCTACCGCGAACGCTTCCGAAAGCCCATTTCTTGGCAATCTAAGTTGGTCCCGACTGATAACAAGGAGATCATAAAGCTGATTCAATGGGCATACGATGCAATCCTAAATGGTTTGTCGTTAAGTGCGATTGCTGCGGAGTTTAACAGACGTAAGATTGCAACAACTTACGGAAATAATTTTTCCGTTTCAGTTGTTGGTGATATGCTCCGCAACCCTGTCTATGCGGGCATATTGTGCGTTGGAAGATGGCCGCGCGGCAAGTTTTCGACAGTGGCAACGGAGGGATTAATTGTCGTAGAGGATGCACATGAAGCAATTGTTCCGCGTAGCACTTTCGAGCAAGTACAGGAGATTATTAATCAGCGAAAATCATTAATTACCATGCGGCATCCGCAATCGTACCTATTGAGCGGTTTTTTATTTTGTGCGAATTGTGGAATTAAAATGTATGGGGCAAAGCTTGATTCAAACGAAGAATCACAAAGAGTTTACCGCTGTAACCCTAACAAGCATGTTCGCCCATATTCACCGAATTGTCCGCATCCCAGCGTTGACAGCGACAAGCTAAACAACTTTGTGCTAAGTCTCATTCGTAAAATACTTATCGAACCTGACCATGAAGCTTTAATACGCAAAGCAATTATTCGCTTGAAACACAAGCATGTTACAAAGGTTAATCAAGATGAAATCCGCCTTGCGGAATTGAACCGCAAAATTAAGGTTGCTACTGAAAATATGGTCCTAGCAGAGACTAAAGAGGATATGAAAGTTTATAAAGAAATGCTTGACCAATGGAAATTTGAGGTTCAGCAGATCAACGATACTAATGCGAGACAAGCTGATGAACTTAAACCCTTACCGCAAGCCCTGAGCGCGTTGAA